In Miniphocaeibacter halophilus, the following proteins share a genomic window:
- the tsaD gene encoding tRNA (adenosine(37)-N6)-threonylcarbamoyltransferase complex transferase subunit TsaD: MKELKILAIETSCDETSVAVIKNGREIMSNIISSQISTHRIFGGVVPEIASRMHLENINLIIKEALEEAKIGFEDIDLVACTKGPGLIGALLVGISSAKAISFALDIPLVGVNHMEGHICANYLVHKDLEPPFIGLIVSGGHTYLVQVNSYTDFEIIGRTRDDAAGESFDKIARALGLAYPGGPEIDAQAKKGNPEAIDFPRVIIDKKTYDFSFSGLKTSVLNYINNQKQKNIELNIPDICASFQQAVLDVLIEKSYRLLKEKNMNKFVISGGVAANSKLIEMAEKMGEENNIKVYYPSKILSTDNAAMIGCAAYYDYINGKRDELSLKVYPNLELGQ, from the coding sequence TTGAAAGAATTGAAAATTCTAGCTATAGAAACGTCATGTGATGAAACCTCTGTAGCTGTTATAAAAAATGGTAGAGAAATAATGTCAAATATTATATCCTCTCAAATATCTACACATAGGATTTTTGGTGGAGTTGTACCTGAAATTGCCAGCAGAATGCATTTGGAAAATATAAATTTAATTATTAAAGAAGCTTTAGAAGAAGCTAAAATTGGTTTTGAAGATATTGATCTAGTTGCTTGTACAAAGGGTCCTGGACTAATTGGTGCATTATTAGTTGGAATTTCATCAGCAAAGGCAATTTCCTTTGCTTTAGACATTCCTTTAGTAGGTGTAAACCATATGGAAGGTCATATTTGTGCAAATTATTTAGTTCATAAGGATTTAGAGCCGCCATTTATTGGCTTAATAGTTTCCGGTGGCCATACTTATCTAGTTCAAGTAAATAGCTACACTGACTTTGAAATTATTGGTAGAACAAGAGATGATGCAGCAGGAGAGTCCTTTGATAAAATTGCCAGAGCTTTAGGATTAGCCTATCCAGGTGGACCTGAAATAGATGCTCAAGCCAAAAAGGGAAATCCGGAAGCAATAGACTTTCCAAGGGTAATAATAGATAAAAAAACTTATGATTTTAGCTTTAGTGGTTTAAAAACATCTGTTTTAAATTATATAAATAATCAGAAGCAAAAAAATATAGAGTTAAATATACCGGATATATGTGCTAGTTTTCAACAAGCCGTTTTAGATGTTTTAATTGAAAAATCCTATAGATTGTTAAAAGAAAAAAATATGAATAAATTTGTTATTTCTGGAGGAGTTGCGGCAAATTCTAAATTAATAGAAATGGCAGAAAAAATGGGAGAAGAAAACAATATAAAAGTATATTATCCTAGTAAAATTTTAAGTACCGATAATGCTGCTATGATTGGTTGTGCGGCTTATTATGACTATATTAATGGTAAAAGAGATGAATTGAGTTTAAAAGTTTATCCGAATTTAGAATTAGGACAATAA
- a CDS encoding FeoA family protein, protein MTLDNAEVGKTYSVKKINGSGAIRRRIMDMGITKGVELYIKKVAPLGDPVQITLRGYELTLRKQDAEIIEVEEN, encoded by the coding sequence ATTACTTTAGATAATGCAGAGGTAGGAAAAACCTATTCAGTTAAAAAAATTAATGGTAGCGGTGCTATTAGACGTAGAATTATGGATATGGGAATTACAAAAGGAGTAGAACTATATATAAAAAAAGTTGCTCCCTTAGGTGATCCGGTTCAAATTACTTTAAGAGGTTATGAGTTAACATTAAGAAAACAAGATGCAGAAATTATAGAAGTAGAGGAGAATTAA
- a CDS encoding FeoA family protein, with product MILTIAPVGVPLKIVHIRGKDSQQKQLANMGFVLDAELRIVNEMMGNLIISIKGCRVAIGKDLANRIKVEII from the coding sequence ATGATATTAACAATTGCACCTGTAGGGGTGCCTTTAAAAATAGTCCATATTAGAGGAAAAGATAGTCAACAGAAACAATTGGCAAATATGGGATTTGTGTTAGATGCTGAATTAAGAATAGTGAATGAAATGATGGGAAATCTTATAATATCCATAAAAGGATGTAGGGTAGCTATTGGAAAAGATTTAGCAAATAGAATTAAAGTTGAAATAATATAA